A single genomic interval of Pyrus communis chromosome 5, drPyrComm1.1, whole genome shotgun sequence harbors:
- the LOC137735236 gene encoding cucumisin-like, whose protein sequence is MALTPWFLLLISLISILLVDVTLSAAHQDNRKDYIVYMGDKPKPELSTTTTSALHVNMLQNVVVDSNIGHESLLLHSYKRSFNGFAARLTEEEAQKLAGMDGVVSVFPSETKKPQTTRSWDFIGFPEMVKRSAIETDIIVGVIDSGIWPESASFSDAGFGPPPKRWKGACKGEGNFTCNNKIIGARYYRSLPYPKNSSDFLSPRDTEGHGTHCASTAAGNLVSKASLYGLGLGTARGGVPSARIAVYKVCWSDGCPDADILAAFDDAIADGVDILSVSLGGLKPLDYFRNSIDIGAFHALRKGIFTSAAAGNEGPNLKTITNFAPWSLAVAASTIDRHFDTKVQLGNHKIYEGIVTNTFELKGKFYPIVYAADVPDRAAGYDGETSKLCHIGTLDKKLVEGKIVLCDGTTGDGAIYAGAFGYVLTSRIAADVIDPVSVPAASVWFHVGNEITHYINSTRSPTATIWKSTEGRDALAPYIPSFSSRGPNPNTPNILKPDIASPGVSILAAWPPIAPVSGVEGDDRVASYNIISGTSMACPHAAGVAAYVKSFHPNWSPAAILSALTTTAKSMSENLNPEAEFAYGAGLINPSRAPYPGLVYDAGEIDYVNFLCAHGYSTRLLKALTGDSCSSSQSSHGTLSDHLNYPSVALSTSNPKSVNGIFNRTVTNVGSPKSTYKAKVSAPPGLEIKVNPSVLKFTSLGQKLSFQVTVKGLIEKTIVSGSLVWDDGNFQVRSPIVVYFVF, encoded by the exons ATGGCTTTGACTCCATGGTTTCTCCTTCTCATCAGCCTCATATCTATTCTGCTAGTTGATGTCACTCTATCTGCTGCTCACCAGGATAACCGGAAG GATTATATTGTGTATATGGGTGACAAGCCAAAGCCGGAGCTTTCCACCACTACCACATCAGCTCTTCATGTAAACATGCTACAAAACGTCGTCGTCGACAg CAATATTGGGCACGAATCTCTGCTTCTGCACAGCTACAAGAGAAGCTTCAATGGCTTTGCTGCCAGGCTAACAGAGGAAGAAGCACAGAAGTTGGCTG GAATGGATGGTGTGGTGTCTGTTTTCCCTAGTGAAACTAAGAAGCCCCAAACAACAAGGTCATGGGACTTCATTGGGTTTCCTGAAATGGTGAAGAGAAGCGCCATTGAAACTGATATCATTGTCGGGGTGATCGACTCTGGAATTTGGCCTGAATCTGCCAGCTTCAGTGACGCCGGGTTTGGCCCACCCCCCAAAAGGTGGAAGGGCGCATGCAAGGGCGAAGGCAATTTTACTTGCAACAA TAAAATTATCGGAGCACGGTATTACCGCAGTCTACCCTACCCCAAAAATAGCAGTGATTTCCTGTCCCCGAGAGACACGGAAGGCCATGGAACCCACTGTGCATCAACAGCAGCAGGGAACTTAGTTAGCAAGGCAAGTCTGTATGGTTTAGGGTTGGGGACAGCAAGAGGAGGGGTGCCATCAGCACGCATTGCGGTGTACAAAGTTTGTTGGTCAGACGGGTGCCCGGATGCTGATATTCTAGCGGCATTCGATGATGCCATAGCTGACGGTGTTGATATACTCTCTGTCTCCCTTGGGGGGCTTAAACCGTTAGATTATTTCAGAAATTCCATTGACATTGGAGCTTTTCACGCTTTAAGAAAAGGAATATTCACTTCCGCGGCTGCTGGTAATGAAGGTCCAAACCTGAAAACTATTACAAACTTTGCACCATGGTCTCTTGCTGTAGCTGCTAGCACCATAGATCGCCACTTTGACACCAAGGTTCAATTGGGAAACCACAAAATTTATGAG GGAATAGTAACAAACACATTTGAACTAAAGGGTAAATTCTACCCCATAGTATATGCTGCAGACGTTCCAGATCGGGCAGCAGGTTACGATGGGGAAACTTCCAA GTTATGCCATATAGGCACGTTAGACAAAAAATTGGTGGAGGGTAAAATTGTTCTTTGCGATGGGACTACTGGGGATGGGGCTATATATGCAGGCGCATTTGGTTACGTTTTGACAAGCCGAATTGCAGCAGATGTAATCGATCCTGTTTCAGTACCAGCAGCTTCCGTTTGGTTCCATGTTGGTAACGAAATTACCCATTACATAAACTCAACCAG GAGCCCAACAGCAACAATTTGGAAAAGTACTGAGGGTAGGGATGCACTGGCCCCATATATACCTTCATTCTCATCAAGGGGTCCAAATCCAAATACTCCTAACATTCTGAAG CCAGATATCGCTTCTCCTGGAGTTTCCATTCTAGCAGCATGGCCTCCAATTGCCCCAGTTTCAGGTGTTGAAGGTGATGACAGAGTAGCTTCATACAATATAATCTCGGGGACATCAATGGCATGCCCACATGCTGCGGGCGTGGCTGCATATGTCAAATCATTTCACCCCAATTGGTCACCTGCTGCTATCCTGTCAGCTCTTACGACTACTG CTAAATCTATGAGTGAAAATCTTAACCCTGAAGCCGAATTCGCATACGGTGCTGGCCTAATAAATCCTAGTAGGGCTCCGTATCCTGGTTTGGTATACGATGCTGGTGAAATCGATTACGTAAATTTTTTGTGTGCACATGGCTATAGTACCAGATTATTGAAGGCTCTTACCGGGGATAGCTGCTCATCATCACAATCTAGTCATGGAACACTCAGTGATCATCTAAACTATCCTTCTGTTGCACTTTCCACCTCGAACCCTAAATCCGTCAATGGCATTTTCAATAGGACCGTCACAAATGTTGGATCACCAAAGTCCACATATAAAGCTAAAGTGAGTGCACCACCAGGACTTGAAATCAAAGTTAATCCAAGCGTTCTAAAGTTCACATCTCTCGGGCAGAAGCTATCGTTTCAAGTCACGGTGAAAGGGTTGATTGAAAAAACCATAGTCTCAGGTTCTCTGGTGTGGGATGATGGTAATTTCCAAGTGAGGAGCCCCATAGTTGTGTATTTTGTGTTTTGA
- the LOC137734443 gene encoding secreted RxLR effector protein 161-like, producing the protein MTDLGKMRYFLGIEVLQRMDDIFIRQRKYAQEVLERFNMDQCNLVHNPMVHGFKLTKDEDGVRVDGTFYKQIVGSLMYLIATRPDLMFVVSVISRYMERPTKTHLQAAKRVLRYVKGTISFGPFYKKGGTKELVGYTGSDYYTGDQNDRKSTSVYVFILSSSAVSWSSKK; encoded by the coding sequence ATGACTGACCTTGGTAAGATGAGGTACTTTCTTGGGATTGAAGTTTTGCAAAGGATGGATGATATATTCATCCGTCAACGGAAGTATGCTCAGGAGGTTTTGGAAAGATTCAATATGGACCAGTGTAATCTAGTGCACAATCCAATGGTTCATGGCTTTAAGCTTACTAAGGATGAAGATGGAGTAAGAGTCGATGGGACATTTTACAAACAGATCGTGGGAAGCCTTATGTACTTGATTGCCACTCGTCCCGATTTGATGTTTGTAGTAAGTGTAATTAGCAGATACATGGAACGACCCACTAAGACTCATTTGCAAGCAGCAAAAAGGGTGTTGAGGTATGTGAAGGGCACAATCAGTTTTGGACCGTTTTACAAGAAGGGAGGAACTAAGGAACTTGTTGGCTACACAGGTAGTGACTACTACACTGGTGATCAGAATGATAGAAAGAGCACGTCTGTGTATGTTTTTATTCTGAGTTCAAGTGCAGTGTCTTGGTCTTCAAAGAAATAG
- the LOC137735387 gene encoding ras-related protein Rab2BV-like: MAYKVDHEYDYLFKIVLIGDSGVGKSNILSRFTRNEFSLESKSTIGVEFATRTLQIEGKTVKAQIWDTAGQERYRAITSAYYRGAVGALMVYDITKRQTFDNVQRWLRELRDHADSNIVIMMAGNKSDLNHLRAVPADDAQTLAEKEGLSFLETSALEAFNVENAFQTILLDIYHIISKKALAAQEAVSTGLPQGTTINVANISGDMNKRTCCSN; this comes from the exons ATGGCGTACAAGGTGGATCACGAATACGATTATCTCTTCAAGATTGTATTGATTGGAGATTCGGGTGTTGGAAAATCGAACATTCTTTCGAGGTTTACGAGGAATGAGTTTTCTTTGGAGTCTAAGTCCACCATTGGAGTTGAATTTGCAACTAGGACATTGCAG ATAGAGGGGAAGACAGTGAAAGCACAAATATGGGACACGGCAGGTCAAGAGAGGTACCGAGCCATAACGAGTGCTTACTACAGAGGGGCTGTTGGTGCCTTAATGGTGTATGACATAACCAAGAGGCAAACATTTGACAACGTGCAGAGGTGGCTCCGCGAACTAAGAGACCATGCAGATTCTAACATTGTTATAATGATGGCCGGGAACAAATCTGACTTGAATCACTTGAGAGCAGTTCCAGCAGATGATGCTCAAACATTGGCTGAGAAGGAAGGCCTCTCGTTCCTCGAAACTTCAGCATTGGAGGCCTTCAATGTCGAGAATGCGTTTCAGACCATTTTGTTGGACATTTATCACATAATAAGCAAGAAGGCACTAGCAGCACAGGAGGCAGTTTCAACTGGACTCCCTCAAGGAACTACCATCAATGTTGCAAATATTTCAGGTGACATGAACAAGAGAACTTGTTGCTCTAACTAA